A single window of Methylobacterium nodulans ORS 2060 DNA harbors:
- a CDS encoding NAD(P)H-dependent oxidoreductase has product MSLHRTLAARAEAGRPVRIALIGAGKFGSMFLSQAPRTPGLHVVGIADLDPARARAAAARVGWPAERVEARSAAEALRTGGTWITDDAEALIAAEGVEVVVEATGHPGAGIRHVLLCCRHGRHVVMVNVEADALAGPLLARRAAEAGILYSFAYGDQPALIAELVDWARTAGFPVVCAGKGTKYLPAFHASTPDTVWSHYGFTPEQVAVGDFNPQMFNSFLDGTKSALEMAAVANACDLDPGPDGLAFPPCGVDDLPNVLRPRSEGGVLPFPGTVEVVSSLERDGRPVFRDLRWGVYVVIEAPSDYVRRCFAEYGLRTDASGRYAAMYKPYHLIGLELGLSVASVMVRGEPTGATRDFRADVVATAKRDLKAGERLDGEGGYTVYGRLMPAGASLAVGGLPIGLAHGFTLTRPVAAGTPLRWQDVSMGADDPAVRLRREMEALFARESGTALRT; this is encoded by the coding sequence TTGAGTCTCCATCGCACGCTCGCCGCGCGGGCCGAAGCCGGCCGGCCGGTTCGCATCGCCCTGATCGGTGCCGGGAAGTTCGGCTCGATGTTCCTGTCGCAGGCGCCGCGCACACCCGGCCTGCACGTGGTCGGCATCGCCGATCTCGACCCGGCCCGCGCCCGGGCTGCCGCCGCCCGCGTCGGCTGGCCTGCCGAACGGGTGGAGGCCCGCTCCGCCGCCGAGGCGCTGCGGACCGGCGGCACCTGGATCACCGACGACGCCGAGGCGCTGATCGCGGCCGAAGGTGTGGAGGTGGTGGTGGAGGCGACCGGACATCCGGGCGCCGGAATCCGCCATGTGCTGCTGTGCTGCCGCCACGGGCGCCACGTCGTGATGGTGAATGTCGAGGCCGATGCCCTCGCGGGCCCCCTCCTCGCCCGGCGCGCCGCGGAGGCCGGGATCCTCTACTCCTTCGCCTATGGCGACCAGCCGGCCCTCATCGCGGAACTGGTCGATTGGGCGCGCACGGCAGGCTTTCCGGTCGTCTGCGCCGGCAAGGGCACGAAGTACCTTCCGGCCTTTCACGCCTCGACCCCTGATACGGTCTGGAGCCATTACGGCTTCACGCCCGAGCAGGTGGCGGTGGGCGATTTCAACCCGCAGATGTTCAACTCCTTCCTGGACGGGACCAAGTCGGCCCTGGAGATGGCCGCGGTCGCCAATGCCTGCGACCTCGATCCCGGACCGGACGGCCTCGCCTTCCCGCCCTGCGGCGTCGACGACCTGCCGAACGTGCTGCGGCCGCGATCCGAGGGCGGCGTCCTGCCCTTCCCCGGCACCGTCGAGGTCGTGTCCTCGCTGGAGCGGGACGGGCGCCCGGTCTTTCGCGACCTGCGCTGGGGCGTCTACGTGGTGATCGAGGCGCCCTCGGACTACGTGCGCCGCTGCTTTGCCGAATACGGCCTCAGGACCGATGCCAGCGGGCGCTACGCCGCCATGTACAAGCCCTACCACCTGATCGGGCTCGAACTCGGCCTGTCGGTGGCGAGCGTGATGGTGCGGGGCGAGCCGACCGGCGCGACGCGCGATTTCCGCGCGGATGTGGTGGCGACGGCCAAACGCGATCTGAAGGCGGGCGAGCGCCTCGACGGCGAGGGCGGCTACACCGTCTACGGACGGCTGATGCCTGCCGGGGCCTCGCTCGCCGTCGGCGGCCTGCCGATCGGGCTCGCCCACGGCTTCACCCTCACCCGCCCGGTCGCGGCAGGAACCCCCCTGCGCTGGCAGGACGTCTCCATGGGGGCCGACGACCCGGCCGTCCGCCTCCGGCGCGAGATGGAAGCTCTGTTCGCCCGGGAGAGCGGGACCGCCCTCAGGACCTGA
- the modC gene encoding molybdenum ABC transporter ATP-binding protein, which produces MIAVEVAHRLGDFTLDAAFAAEGRVTALFGRSGSGKSTLVNVMAGLVRPQSGRVIVNGTTLLDTRQGICVPVHRRRVGYVFQDARLLPHLSVRQNLLFGRWFAGRPESGVTLEAVTDLLGLAGLLDRRPAGLSGGERQRVAIGRALLAHPRLLLMDEPLSALDEARKAEILPYVERLRDEARVPIVYVSHAVSEVARLADTVVVLEAGRVAASGPAEAILRRADLLPIQQAGEAGTLLHMRVAGHDLVFGLTRLDGAAGTLSVPHLQLPEGSPVRVRVRSRDVLVAVEPPRGLSARNHLAGRITAVSESTGAYATVEIACGGAVLSASLTRHAVHDLGLVPGLPVFALVKGVAFDAETIGAATEVAI; this is translated from the coding sequence ATGATCGCGGTCGAGGTCGCGCACCGGCTCGGCGACTTCACGCTCGACGCGGCCTTCGCCGCCGAGGGGCGGGTCACGGCCCTGTTCGGGCGTTCCGGCTCGGGCAAGTCGACCCTCGTCAACGTCATGGCCGGGCTGGTGCGGCCGCAGTCCGGTCGCGTCATTGTGAACGGGACGACCCTCCTCGACACGCGTCAAGGCATCTGCGTGCCGGTGCACCGGCGGCGGGTCGGCTACGTGTTCCAGGATGCACGGCTCCTGCCGCATCTCAGCGTGAGGCAGAACCTCCTGTTCGGCCGCTGGTTCGCGGGGCGGCCGGAGAGCGGCGTCACCCTGGAGGCCGTGACGGACCTGCTCGGCCTCGCCGGGCTCCTCGACCGGCGCCCGGCCGGCCTGTCCGGCGGCGAGCGCCAGCGGGTGGCGATCGGCCGGGCGCTGCTCGCCCATCCTCGCCTCCTGCTCATGGACGAGCCGCTCTCGGCCCTTGACGAGGCCCGCAAGGCCGAGATCCTGCCCTATGTCGAACGGCTGCGCGACGAGGCGCGGGTGCCGATCGTCTATGTCAGCCATGCCGTCTCCGAGGTGGCGCGGCTCGCCGACACGGTGGTGGTGCTGGAAGCCGGGCGCGTCGCTGCTTCCGGGCCGGCCGAGGCGATCCTGCGCCGCGCCGACCTCCTGCCCATCCAGCAGGCGGGCGAAGCCGGCACCCTCCTGCACATGCGGGTGGCAGGCCACGACCTGGTCTTCGGGCTCACCCGGCTCGACGGCGCCGCCGGAACGCTGAGCGTGCCCCATCTGCAGCTGCCGGAAGGCAGCCCGGTTCGCGTCCGGGTGCGGTCGCGCGACGTGCTGGTGGCGGTGGAGCCGCCGCGGGGCCTGAGCGCCCGCAACCACCTGGCCGGCCGGATCACCGCGGTGTCCGAGAGCACCGGCGCCTATGCCACGGTGGAGATCGCCTGCGGGGGCGCGGTCCTGTCCGCCTCGCTCACCCGGCACGCGGTCCATGACCTCGGCCTGGTTCCGGGCCTGCCGGTCTTCGCCCTGGTCAAGGGCGTGGCTTTCGACGCGGAGACGATCGGCGCCGCCACCGAGGTGGCGATCTGA
- the modB gene encoding molybdate ABC transporter permease subunit: protein MPFLTPDEWNAVRLSLQVAGVATLASLIPGLLVALLLARVSFRGRSLLDGLVHLPLILPPVVTGYLLLLAFGRRGLFGAALAEIGIVFSFRWTGAALACAVMGFPLMVRAMRLSIEAVDPRLEQAAATLGARPLAVLLVVTLPLSLPGIIAGAVLAFAKAMGEFGATITFVSNIPGETQTLPSAIYALTQVPGGESGALRLTLISIAVSMAALLASEGLARRAKRRLGA, encoded by the coding sequence CTGCCCTTCCTGACACCCGACGAATGGAATGCGGTGCGGCTCAGCCTGCAGGTGGCGGGCGTCGCGACCCTGGCGAGCCTGATCCCGGGCCTCCTCGTCGCCCTCCTGCTCGCCCGCGTGTCTTTCCGTGGACGCTCGCTCCTCGACGGGCTCGTCCATCTCCCGCTGATCCTGCCCCCCGTGGTGACCGGCTATCTGCTGCTCCTCGCCTTCGGGCGGCGCGGCCTGTTCGGCGCGGCCCTCGCGGAGATCGGAATCGTGTTCTCGTTCCGCTGGACCGGGGCGGCGCTCGCCTGCGCGGTGATGGGATTCCCGCTGATGGTGCGTGCGATGCGGCTGTCGATCGAGGCCGTCGATCCCCGGCTCGAACAGGCCGCAGCCACGCTCGGCGCGCGCCCGCTCGCCGTCCTCCTCGTCGTCACCCTGCCGCTTTCGCTCCCGGGCATCATCGCGGGCGCCGTGCTGGCCTTCGCCAAGGCCATGGGCGAGTTCGGCGCCACCATCACCTTCGTGTCGAACATCCCCGGCGAGACGCAGACGCTGCCCTCGGCGATCTACGCTCTCACCCAGGTTCCGGGCGGCGAGAGCGGCGCGCTGCGCCTCACGCTGATCTCCATCGCGGTGTCGATGGCCGCCCTCCTCGCCTCGGAGGGGCTGGCCCGCCGGGCGAAGCGGCGGCTCGGCGCATGA
- a CDS encoding DeoR/GlpR family DNA-binding transcription regulator, with amino-acid sequence MSEPISPRQQDILAIARLQGRVSVEDLALRFDVTPQTIRKDLNELCDNRLLSRVHGGAVVASGVENLAYEARRLVAHAEKRAIGLAAAKLIPNNASLFINIGTTTEEVARALVEHEDLLVITNNLNVATLLYRHPKISLIVAGGPVRRADGAVIGSAAVDFINQFKVDYAVIGVSAIDQDGALLDFDYREVRVARAIIANSRRVMLVADKLKLERTAPIRVGHIGELDDFVTDALPSWPLRELCDLHKVRLVEVGTDLSDPAAAGAV; translated from the coding sequence GTGAGCGAGCCAATCTCCCCGCGCCAGCAGGACATTCTGGCGATCGCCCGCCTTCAGGGCCGGGTCAGCGTGGAGGATCTGGCGCTCCGCTTCGACGTCACGCCCCAGACGATCCGCAAGGATCTCAACGAGCTCTGCGACAACCGCCTGCTGTCGCGGGTGCATGGCGGCGCCGTGGTGGCGAGCGGGGTCGAGAATCTCGCCTATGAGGCGCGCCGGCTCGTCGCCCATGCCGAGAAGCGGGCGATCGGGCTCGCGGCCGCCAAGCTCATCCCCAACAACGCCTCGCTGTTCATCAACATCGGCACGACCACCGAGGAGGTGGCGCGGGCGCTCGTCGAACACGAGGACCTGCTCGTCATCACCAACAACCTCAATGTCGCAACCCTTCTGTACCGGCACCCGAAGATCAGCCTGATCGTCGCGGGCGGGCCGGTGCGGCGCGCGGACGGGGCGGTGATCGGCTCGGCCGCCGTCGACTTCATCAACCAGTTCAAGGTGGACTACGCGGTGATCGGGGTCTCGGCGATCGACCAGGACGGCGCGCTGCTCGATTTCGACTATCGCGAGGTGCGGGTCGCCCGCGCAATCATCGCCAATTCCCGCCGCGTCATGCTGGTGGCCGACAAGCTCAAGCTCGAGCGCACGGCCCCGATCCGGGTGGGGCATATCGGCGAGCTCGACGACTTCGTGACCGACGCGCTGCCGTCGTGGCCCCTTCGGGAGCTGTGCGACCTGCACAAGGTGAGACTGGTCGAGGTCGGAACGGATCTATCCGACCCGGCCGCCGCAGGCGCGGTCTGA
- a CDS encoding NAD(P)/FAD-dependent oxidoreductase has product MTANPSISLWDISAEEAEPVGTLDGDAVTELAVVGGGFTGLSTALHAAQRGLACHVLEAHRIGFGASGRNVGLVNAGLWLPPDAVIGRLGDTHGPALLAALSEAPSVVFALIERYGIRCEARRDGTIHAAHSPRGFEDLRRRAQQWRRLGAPVELLSREEAARAIGSGAFHGGLLDRRAGTINPMGYARGLARAAQGAGARISTGVTVRALSREGGRWRLRTDAGTLTARAVVLATNAYTDGLWPGLRNSYTPIRYFQVATAPLGARAASILRGGQGLWDTHPVMFSLRRDAFGRLLVGSMGRVIGGEDGLSRRWAARRLARLFPDLGPVAFETAWHGEIDMTPDHLPRIHRLAEDLYTAIGYNGRGIAPGTVFGRALAMLIAGGRKEDLPIPITPLQAAPGRRLMAPLYEAAFAANQLIRSL; this is encoded by the coding sequence ATGACCGCGAACCCGTCGATTTCGCTGTGGGACATCTCCGCCGAGGAGGCCGAGCCTGTCGGCACGCTGGACGGAGACGCGGTCACCGAACTGGCGGTGGTCGGCGGCGGCTTCACCGGCCTGTCGACCGCTCTGCACGCGGCTCAGCGCGGGCTGGCCTGCCACGTGCTCGAGGCGCACCGGATCGGCTTCGGCGCCTCGGGCCGCAATGTCGGCCTCGTCAATGCGGGGCTCTGGCTGCCGCCCGATGCGGTGATCGGGCGGCTCGGCGACACGCACGGCCCCGCCCTCCTGGCGGCGCTCAGCGAAGCGCCCTCCGTCGTTTTCGCGCTCATCGAGCGGTACGGCATCCGCTGCGAGGCGCGCCGCGACGGCACCATCCATGCCGCCCATTCACCCAGGGGTTTCGAGGATCTGCGGCGGCGCGCGCAGCAATGGCGCCGGCTCGGCGCGCCGGTCGAGCTGTTGTCCCGCGAGGAGGCCGCGCGGGCGATCGGCTCGGGCGCCTTCCATGGCGGCCTCCTCGACCGGCGCGCCGGCACGATCAATCCGATGGGCTATGCGCGCGGCCTCGCCCGCGCTGCGCAGGGCGCGGGCGCGCGGATCAGCACCGGCGTCACGGTCCGGGCACTGTCGCGCGAGGGCGGCCGGTGGCGGCTCAGGACGGATGCGGGGACGCTGACCGCGCGCGCCGTGGTCCTGGCGACGAACGCCTACACGGACGGCCTGTGGCCGGGCTTGCGGAACAGCTACACCCCCATCCGCTACTTCCAGGTGGCGACGGCGCCGCTCGGCGCACGTGCGGCCTCGATTCTGCGCGGGGGACAGGGCCTCTGGGATACCCATCCCGTCATGTTCTCGCTGCGACGCGACGCCTTCGGCCGCCTGCTGGTCGGCTCCATGGGGCGGGTGATCGGCGGCGAGGATGGCCTGTCGCGCCGCTGGGCGGCGCGCCGCCTCGCGCGCCTGTTTCCGGATCTCGGACCCGTCGCCTTCGAGACGGCCTGGCACGGCGAGATCGACATGACGCCCGATCACCTGCCGCGCATCCATCGCCTGGCCGAGGATCTCTATACGGCGATCGGCTATAACGGCCGCGGGATCGCACCCGGCACCGTGTTCGGGCGCGCGCTCGCCATGCTCATCGCCGGCGGGCGGAAGGAGGATCTGCCGATCCCGATCACGCCGCTGCAGGCCGCGCCGGGCCGTCGCCTCATGGCGCCCCTCTACGA
- a CDS encoding DUF4142 domain-containing protein: MKTTLAISTLAVALAMPAFAQMGGDFRQMALMSNAFEVRSSQIALQKSRNPRVRTFAHEMIRDHRAANVALLGGPENLARATAAGPGGLVAAPFEIAGGAVGAATGAAAGAVAGTLQGGPVGGLEGAGAGAARGARVGANAFDVEGDVTTTAATSAVPLSPEQQAMLAELSRMPPGPRFDRTYARMQIQAHRMAIASHQAYLQSGPNPALRTYVQQVLPSMQEHLAMAERLPGAR; encoded by the coding sequence ATGAAGACCACGCTTGCGATCTCGACGCTCGCCGTCGCCCTGGCGATGCCCGCTTTCGCCCAGATGGGCGGCGATTTCCGCCAGATGGCGCTGATGTCCAACGCCTTCGAGGTGCGCTCCAGCCAGATCGCCCTGCAAAAGAGCCGCAACCCGCGCGTGCGCACCTTCGCGCACGAGATGATCCGCGACCACCGGGCGGCGAATGTGGCGCTGCTCGGCGGCCCCGAGAATCTGGCCCGGGCGACGGCGGCCGGTCCCGGCGGGCTGGTCGCGGCGCCCTTCGAGATCGCAGGCGGCGCCGTCGGCGCGGCCACGGGCGCGGCGGCCGGCGCAGTGGCCGGCACGCTCCAGGGCGGTCCGGTCGGCGGCCTTGAGGGCGCCGGCGCCGGCGCGGCGCGCGGCGCAAGGGTGGGTGCGAACGCCTTCGATGTGGAGGGCGACGTGACCACGACGGCAGCGACCTCGGCGGTGCCGCTGAGCCCCGAGCAGCAAGCCATGCTGGCCGAGCTGTCCCGGATGCCGCCCGGTCCGCGTTTCGACCGGACCTACGCGCGGATGCAGATCCAGGCGCACCGCATGGCGATCGCGAGCCACCAGGCCTATCTGCAGAGCGGCCCGAACCCGGCCCTGCGCACCTACGTGCAGCAGGTGCTCCCCTCCATGCAGGAGCACCTCGCCATGGCCGAGCGCTTGCCCGGCGCTCGTTGA